The genomic window CTAACACACGCTTGGAGTCCGTCTACTCGGAGCGCTCGATCTGAATGGCGAGGGCGCCGAGGGCTTCCTTCTCGGGGCCGTAGATGGTGCGGATGTTGGCCAGCTGCTGGTCGCGGGTGGCGGTCGGGTTGACGTTGGACGGGCACTCGCCGTCGAGGAGGGCCTCGAAGTCGGGGTACTCCGTGACGCGGTGGACATTCACGTCGCAGGTCTCGTCGGTGCCCTTGATGCGGAAGCGGATGGTGTCGCCGGCGGCGAGGTCGGCGAGGTGCGGGTACTTGACCCGCACCTCGATGGTCTTGGTGCCCGCGGCGACGAGGTCGAAGTACTCGCGGTAGAGGTTGAGTTCGCGGACGCGGGCGGTGCGGTCGGTCATCGGGAGGGAACGCTCCTGGGGGACGGTGCGGTGATCAGGCGGCCGATCTCGGCGGCCGAGTACGAGCGGAAGAAGTGGCGGGGGTCGGAGAGCAGGGTCTCGGTCATGGCGAGCAGCTGGTTGGTGTACTCGGTGACGGTGCCGGGCCACTGCCGGGTGTCGAGCATCCAGGGGGCGGCTCCCTCGGGCAAGGGGGCATGGCCTTCTCGTATGAGGGATTTCGACAGCTTTGCGCCGGTGTCGGTGACGACCTGGGGGCAGAACAGCCGGGCCGGGAGCTGGGCGCGGGTGAGGCCCACAGCCTGGAGGGCCTCGTCGACGAGGTGGGAGCCGAAGACCCAGTCGCCGCCCTTGACCATGACGTGCAGGGTGCCCTGAGGGCTGGTCAGGGCGAGTTCTTTGACCAGGTTGCGGTAGAGGGTGGCCAGGTCGAGGTAGTCACCGGAGGTGGGCGTGATGGTGGCCTCGTACGGGCCGTGGTGGAGGCAGACGGCGGAGACGTCCGCCGATTCGGGGCCGACAAGGTGGACCCTGATGCGTTCGGCGTGCTTCTCGGCCCAGCCGCAGCCGGGGTGCGGGCAGGGGACGCGAGGGTGCGGGGTGCCGGTGGAGGGGGCGAGCCACCAGCGGGCGGCGTCAATGCGGGGGAGAAGCCGGAGCCAGGTGCGGCGGTAGTGCTCGCCGGCCTGCTGCTGGGTGTACGTCTCGATGCGGTGCGGGATGCCCAGGCGCCTGGACAAGACGGTGAAGAGGGGCTGATACAGGGCGGTGACGAGGTCGAGCAGGGCCTGCTCGCCGAGGGCCTGGGCGTAGGCGCGCTGGTATCGGTGGGCCACTGGCAGGGTCGGTGGCGAGCTCGTGCGGGGCGTTGTCGAGGGCGCTGAAGAGCACCTCGGTGGGGAGGCCGAAGCGGTCACGCAGTCGGGCGGCCATGGCGAAGGCCAGAGACTGCACGAGCGAGGTGCCGATGTGCGGGGCGCCGTTGATCTGAGTGCCGACTACCAGCACGATCCGCTCGGGCGGGGCAGCCAGGATGCGCGGAGTCAGGACGTCCTCGGCGTGGTGGAGGGCGTTGGCGAGAACGGTGTTCGGTGAGACGGGGCGCGTGGTCATGCTGTGTCCCCCTGAGGGCCGGTGGTGCGGGGCGGCAGGGATGTGGCCCCGCTCTTGTCGCGGTTGAAAGCGGCCCAGACGCACTTTCCGGGGCCCGTTCGCTCCTTCACGCCCCAGCTGTCGGCGGTCGTCGAGACGATCAGCAGGCCGCGGCCGTCGGCGGCGGACTCCTCGGGAACGCGCTGTGTCGGCGTGTTCCCGCCGCTGTCGTGGACTTCGATCCGCAGCTGCCCGTCGAGGGATTCGATGCGTACGAGGACCAGCTGGCCCACGGGCGCCCCGTGAAGCACGGCGTTGGTGACGAGCTCCGAGGTGCACAGCCGCATGTCATCGAGGCGGCTCGTCTCACTCCATTCGGTCAGCGTGGCGACGACGAAGTTGCGGGCGGTACGTGGCGTGGTCCGGCGGCGGGGGAAGAACACGCTGCGGTGCCGTCCCGTGGCCTGAAGGAGATCCGGTGCGGCGTCGGTCGCCTCGTTGGTGAGTCTGCTTGCCATGGCCAACAGCAAAGCCACTTAACTCATTTGGGTCGGGAGCCAGCACGGGGGCCAAAGTGGGGGCCACTATGGGGGCCAGAGGTCACGT from Streptomyces formicae includes these protein-coding regions:
- a CDS encoding ASCH domain-containing protein; protein product: MTDRTARVRELNLYREYFDLVAAGTKTIEVRVKYPHLADLAAGDTIRFRIKGTDETCDVNVHRVTEYPDFEALLDGECPSNVNPTATRDQQLANIRTIYGPEKEALGALAIQIERSE
- a CDS encoding ATP-binding protein, giving the protein MASRLTNEATDAAPDLLQATGRHRSVFFPRRRTTPRTARNFVVATLTEWSETSRLDDMRLCTSELVTNAVLHGAPVGQLVLVRIESLDGQLRIEVHDSGGNTPTQRVPEESAADGRGLLIVSTTADSWGVKERTGPGKCVWAAFNRDKSGATSLPPRTTGPQGDTA